The genomic stretch AGCTTTTAATTATTAGAGAACCAAAAGTAAAatagcatgatttttttttcttttcaaacacttttaaaggatctataaatgtgtaaaagtctaaattgtccttaatttagacttttacacatttttttgtttatttttattttttgtgatttttacctTTTGTAAGCCACGGGGATTTTGATGACACCTCTTGTACATGTCAGCTAAAcactgaaaatcatttttagaacATGGTCAcgtttttataatatttttggttaaaagttACCAAAGATATAAGGaataaaccttattttttttaccaaaaacttTGCATATTAATGTGCTCTTGTAACATTTGTCTTGTAATATAGGCCATATGTAAAATacttttagattaaaactgcatttttgagtatttctttatgggtcaggagcagattaaaatctgcagtttgaaaaagctttggGTTTTTAATGCAGTAACTTccatgggcgggccaaagtctctaTTCCGCTAcagttctgatacatccacttgcagatgaatagatccaataatgtcttcattttcctcgtttgagctgccatctagctcaaaactgtacagctggatagctcagatattgctcacatttttttggccacggtaatgttagcttggggttgtgaggggctgtaagctagcagcaaAGTGTAAACAAAATCATGATTGGACTCTATACTTCTGCAAAAACAGTCCCGCCCGCAACACAGAGgcgaatttcaaatgaactactgctgaaaataaatcttaaaaaaacgacagtttttttctaaatttgggctaaaaatggcataatcacattaaaaagaccactgagaatgatCTAGTTTATCAATTTAGcctgttaaactttaaaagtgttatgTAGGGCTTCAAACAGCTTGTTGTTTCAGTCTCTGATTTTCACCCGTCATGCAGCCTTGTGAGCGAACCCAGCTGGATTTCATGGCGGAGCAGTGTTCCCAAACAGATCTGCGGCCCCTTTACCTGCTGCCAAACACGGCCTCTTTTTACACGTGGATCCCTGCTCTTGGTTTTGCTAAAGGTAGGCACCAAAGACTCATTCCTCTCTTGTCAGAGGGGAAAACTATTTCTAGAACTTGTTCTTCGTCAACCAGGGGATGAGCAGTGCAGATACATGTGCCAGTCGGACGGGGAGAACTTCATAGTGAGTCGTGGCGCTCAGTTCATCGATGGGACTCGCTGCGAGTTTAACAATCCACCTTCTTATGGCACCACAGCCGCTTGTCTACAAGGAAAATGCATGGTAAAGAAGAGACATTAAAGATGCTTGGAGTCCCATTTCCCTCTCTTAGTCTTCTGATCTTTGCATAGCTGTTTGGATGTGATGGTGTGCTGCATTCTGGGAAGGCGTACGATGTGTGCGGAGTTTGTGGTGGAGACGGATCGACCTGCAGTTTGACATCTGGTTCCTACACTGATGGTCAGGCTAGAGGTAAGTTGATAAACTCCTTCAAACAGCAGATCAACCTTTTGATTCATTCTGGGACAAACATAAATGTTTCAGAATACAGAACCTTCCTGACACTGCCAGTGAATGCAACGCAGGTTCATATCATCAACAGGGCACCTCTCTTCACACACATGGGTAAGAATCTATGGTGCAACCACATTTTGAGGCATGATGAACAAACCTCTTAGGTGTGTTGTATCCACAGCTGCTATGATTGGAGATCAGTACATTGTGTCTGGTAAAGGTAGCATGGCCCTGAACATGACACATCCTTCCCTGCTGGATGAAAGCCATCTGAAGTACCTTCTCCACCTGACACCCGACCTTCTGCCTGAGATGGAGGAGGTGCTGGTGCCTGGACCGCTACAACGAGAAATAAAAGTACAGGTCAGGAGtggaaaaaatccaaacaaaaaattagaacTTGTGGTCCAATGTGTAAACTAAATGTGaaccttaaattatttattatctgTTGTATGATTTCAGATCTATCGTAAATATGGAAAAGAATATGGTGAAAGGACAAACCCAAATGTTAGCTATCAGTTTTATGTGCCAAACAAAACTAGCAATCTAACAAGTTATAAACCAAAAGGAAAATGGGTCAGTTCCACAACCTCCTGCTCGGTGACCTGTGGAGCCGGTAGGTAATGTTTTATACAGTATTTAATTCCTATATTAAATGGATGGGGCCGGTTCGTTATTAGCACACACCAATTTGATACTTTTAGAAAGTAAGGGTTTTCAAATGACACAATACATATGGTAATACGGATTTTTCTGGCTGACAAATGATACAATGGGGCAGCGAAATATTTGCCAGTCTCTGATTCTAGAAGAAGTCCCCCATTAAAAGACAAGAGGTCCATAGTGTTCATCATGGATAGTCTTCAATTGTAAGAGACAGAatataaacaaagaaacaagaaatCATATTGTATGATTTCCTGGAGCTTTATGAAAGATGTCACCTGGTGGAGTACAAATGATTCTAGAGAACGTTGAGGAAACAGCCTTTAAAGGCTACACCTGAAACTGGTCAACGAAGTGAGAAGAGCTGGGACCACAGTATCAGTAATACATGTGTACAGACCTGTCTGAAGTTTCCCAGCACCCATCtgatgatccagaggagaatTTGGGGGGCATGCAGTCATATTGAGACcaaaattgaaactttttggAATAAACGCAGTGTTTGGAGGATAAAGAATGCTGAGTTACACACCCTATCCACAGTGAGGCGTCATCATCATGCTTAGGAGCTGCTTTTGGAGAGGATGAAAGGGGCCATGTATGATTAGAAACCTGGCTAGATCTGAATacgtattttctgcaccattataCAAATATATTCCTTAACCTCTGAAGACCTGGCATCCACATGCATGGATATCACATTCTGGACTATAATACCACTGTAattaattctgcttaactggggCTCTGCGTGACTGTGTATGTAGAAGTTTAGCTCAAAAATTGACCTTGGTCTCAGGAAGTTAAAGATCGTGCAATTTGACTTCATGGAATAGTTTTTCACATTCTGTCTCTCAGATGAAATGtatctatgatgaacattacatCTCTCATCTTTTCAAGTGGAACAACTTGCATCATCAATGGTTAACAAAGCTTCTCTTGACCTGCTCTATATCTAATACAAAGACTACAAAGCAAAAGTGTGGCTTTGTCctacatttgattcattttttttgtaaattattttctaaGACTACAATGCAatgttccattttcttttttttatctttacaggTGTTCAAAAGCACATATACATCTGTGTGGATGAAAATACCAACAGCCGCTTAAATGAAAATGACTGTTCGGCCCCTCTTCCAGCTGCCCCACTCCCCACAACTTGTCAGCTCTCAATCTGCCCCCCCAGGTGTGAGGTGTAACCTCAAATCGGCTGTTTTCAAGTCCAAATGGaagtcaaatgtttgatttcttctttttacagATGGATGGCAGGAAAGTTTGGAGCTTGCAGCGCCTCATGTGGTGGAGGAGTGCGAGTGCGTCCTGTGCGATGTGTTCAGAAACAGGGATCAGATGTGATAAAGGTTTCTGACGCTGCATGCTCCACTGATAACGCCCCTTCCACCACTGAAAACTGCAACCTGCAAAACTGTCCTGCCAGGTAAAGTTCATgttcaacctaacattagtagATGGTCAGATCCAAAAGTGGACAAATACACATCTATTAGTCCAAATTATTAAAGAAtacagaaagattttttttaaatctcaaagtAAACCAGTGAAGAAAAGAATTGGAAAAATGGATTGTGGGCTAGCTGGTAGTTTAAACATATTTCAGggatttataagaaaaaaatggagatcTGGAGTCTTGACAGACACTTTGTTAAGATTAATAGGCATGCTGTTACAGATAATTTAATCAGCATTGAGCCACTGCAAGTACTCCCTCAAATTGTATGAtattcattcattatttcacTACTTTCTTTGTTCACAGATGGCAGATGTCAGAGCCAGGGAACTGTTCTGTGGTGTGCGGGCCAGGCCAAGCAAAACGTGTCGTGTCATGCGTCCGGACAGAGGACGGTGTAGATGTTGACGTACATGAAAGTCTTTGTGCAAAACAGCTCAAACCGTCTGATTCTGTGACCTGTGTGGTTGATGTTTGTCCTATCGGCTGGGACTCAAAGGGGGAGGTGAGGTAGAAAGCAGTGAAAAAATGTATCCTGAATGCTTCTGGCTGTCAAAAAGCATGCGGAAACGCCGTCTCTCATGTGACCAGGAAGGGCGGAAGTCTACTTCGTTGCCACCTTCCAGACAGGCTCCTGTGTATGTGTGGAGCCCTGTTATCAGCCAGTGCACTCAGACCTGTGGCAACGgtgagtttaaaataatttcaaaaactactcccctaaaaaaaaaaaaaaaaacactttttttaatgtgtaacCTCACCTTTTGCTGCAGGAACtcggcagatttttttttcttgtatggATCACCAGACCAGACAAAGGGCCCTTGACTCTAACTGTGATGCTTCTAGCAAACCTGAGCCGCAGTCTGAGATCTGTGGCACACTGCCTTGTCCTCCAAAGTAAGGCATCAAACGCATCATGTATATAAGCTATGTAGGGTAAATACTATAAGTgccataatgcacacttcagcTGTTTGTTCATATTTAAACAACTAGGTGGCGCTATAAGCAAGGAGTTTGCAGTGTCTCATGTGGAGGAGGAGTAGCCAACAGGGTTCTGTACTGCGCCGGAgaggcagaggaagaggaggaggtggtggaggatTCCAACTGCAGCGACTTGCCAAAACCCACATCAGTGGTTGCATGTAACACACACAGCTGTCCTGCTAAGTAAATGACCCACAAACCAAGACTATTTTCTTAAAGGAAGATTTACCTAACTGTTAGTTTATCTCATCCAGGTGGAAGGTACTCGGTACGTCGTCTTGCTCTGCGTCTTGTGACCTGGGTGTAGCTCGCAGGAACGTGTCTTGTGTTCAGTATGTTCATGGCAAAGAGAGGGTGGTGCAGGAGGAAAGGTGCAAGGCAGCTATCAAACCCGCCTTGACCGTGCCCTGTTTGGTGCAAGTCTGCACCTTAAGGTGGGAGGTGAAGCCATGGAGCCAGGTGATATTCATGGGATGGAAATATGATAGTTgctttaaaatggaaaatatttgtattactATTGATTCATGACTTCCAGAAGATGATTAAAGAAAGAATAGTTTCaaaatattctgtaaaaatatCCAATTTATCTCAGTTCTCCctctaaatacattttcttgtcACCGTTCAGTGTTCTGTTCCTTGTGGATACGGCATCCAGTCCAGGGCCGTGTCCTGCATGGGCCCATCAAAGCCAGCTCCCCTCAGCCCCCTGCTGTGCATGCACATGCCCAAACCAATCACCATCCAGGGCTGCTACATGGGCGTGTGCGGAGACGTGGCTTTTGAAACCACGGCAATCGTGGAAGTCACAACTCCTGCTCTGATCAACATCGCTACTTCACTGGTTCATCTACCTCCAACCGAGGCGCCCACGGTCACCCCAACACCTCCTACCAGTTAGTGcccatatgatttttttcatagtcTTTAAGATCTTAAAGTGTGGAtccatcaaaaacattttaccttTTGTAGGCGCATGTGGACAACTGCTTCTGCAAGAATCAGGAACAGTGGACTTGAGAAACGCAACCGGTCGCTGCACACTTTCCATAGGTCGACCCCTTGATGAAGTCATCCACGTTAAAGTGATATCGAGCTCTTTAAACTGCAGGAGAAGTaggttttatttaatatatatacatatatactgtatatttgtgtatgtgtgtacaGATTAATATATCTCATAGGGAGAAGTCAATAACTACTTTTTTCTTGCAGAGGagtctttggctttttttgaCCGGCTAGTTTTTGTGAGGAAATGTGAGCAGATTGTGGGCAATGAAGTGACGACCAGAACCAATGTACTGCTTGTGCGTCAAACTCTGTTCAATCCTGGAGATGGTGTTGTGTTCACCTACAGCTCACAGAAGAATGTGAAGAGGAGCCACCATCAGGGTAAGAATAGGAAGTGTAATGATTATTCAACTGAATTGATGAATTAATTTTAGATCCTACAATCAAGCCAGAAGGAaatgtctgaggcaagttgttaatcgagTCGGCCTGTactattataaaattgtttcaaaatgggAATCGATAAATATTGATCATTTCAACTGAGACACGTTAGGTTTACTGTACCAAGTgccatcacagtggacaacacacatgtgatgggagcaaaaaatgatcaagtatcattacagtccagtgtgtggaaaaactttgaattttgcaaagacgtgTGACCATACAGTGGGGTAGAAGGTTGTACTaaaacagtgggctgaactttatgaaattaaagtgtgaatggatttgccaggtattcatctctgagtcgtactggttgaagttttgactgaaaatgtcgtggatcgattttaggtcagtggatctttcaaaatgaaccaatatcgaccGCGAATCATATCATCAACCAtgaattatgaaataaaatgaatcattacacccctaggTAAGAAATATGCATTAATCAGTgtagaaaaaaattgcagatattgaagtttagaaaacatttctattttttttttcttattgtgctTCAATTGTTGAGTTCTACAAAGATCGGCCAATTCAGCAAAACTGAAAGAATATCTTATATTGTCCACAGGCTGTGACATTCAGCTGTTTTCCCAGAGAGGCACCTTTGAGAATCCAACAACGCCAAGCAACAACCACACCTGCCGAGTGCTCATCAGCGCCCCGCCACTGGTGAAGATCAAAATTCAAGCTTTGCATATTGGGTTAGAACTCAACGCCACGACCTCCAAAACCTCCTACATTATGGTATGAATAGTCTTTGCATCACCTTGTAGTTTGCCGCACACTAAATAATGatcattcttgtgtttttggtgcagATACGGGACATGGATGTGTTAAAAACCAACGTGTTCAAAGGCCTACAGCTGTTCACGTGGCAGTCCTCTGGAAACATGGCCGAAGTGGAATTTCATGGCGATTATCTTCATTCCAAAGGAACTTTCAGAGCTGAATATTCATTTGTGCACTTTTGATTCAACACATTAATGTAATATCTATTTGGAATACTTAAGTATTTTTAGTTAGAATTCACTTCTATGGTGTAAAAAGAACttctttgtttcattaaatGCTGTACAtgaccattaaaataaaaaaagacgaCACTCGAACATCCACAGAGTAAAGCAAAAGCTTTACTACAAACATCTTATATATTAACAAAGAAAAGATCTGTAACGTAACACATATGTTCCCACaaagtattaaaatatttcattttcttaatagaTTATTCTCGCTAAACTCCCCTCCAGACCTTTGGAAGCAGGTTTCTTCTCAGCACACTGCACGTTTACACCAGTGAGGCATTCTGCCAACAGCTCTGGCAACGGCTCCATTCAGTTTCAGTTCCCGTCACAGCCCGGCAAGCCAGGCTGCTGTGTGGGATCACTGTCTGGTCACGGCAGCGTCTTCCAGGAGCGCTCTCATGTCCAACAGTGAATCCTCTACAGCCTGGGCAAAGGTGGCAGCATTTGTCTCCTCGCAGCTGTTGAAGGCTGTGATGGCAATGTTTATGTGCTCATCCATGGGATTGTAACACACTCCATAGCCATCTGGCACCACTGGACCAAAGCACATAACACAGTCTGTTTTGGAGCCAACCTGGATGTCGAGATGGGGAAAAAGCAAACATGCACATTGATAAGGatgatttaaattaataacTGTAATAGCAGACTGTTGGTTTTCTTAAACACAAACATACCTGGCTGGTGGAGAGATTAAAATGATTAGCCACAGCATAGGAAGTATCCATGAATATCTCAGGCATAGACGTCAGATCAGTGATACTCTGCATCTTCAACCCAAGAAGGTGTCTGTCTATGGCCTGTCCATGAacagcctgaaaacaaacacaagtgtGTAACATgtcttcttgttttgtttgtacacTTCTAGAAAAATCTAGTGCTTACATTGTATGTGTTTTCCTTGTGCGTTTGGACAGCTTTCTGCAGCGTTGCAAGTTTCTCTTTATTCTGTAGGGCAGAAATGTGCAGCTCAGTGAACCGCAAAACGTGTCAAGAAAAAGATACGGATTCAAAGCCTTTATGCTGAACCTCAGTTCTACCCTGTAGCCTCGCCCCTTTGTGGTAGGGTTACAGCTGAGGCAAAGCAAACCATTTTTATGAAgtgtttttcagttaaaaaataagtttacagatgatttttattcaatcaacttttatgtttttgaagcttaaaaaaatctgaagagtTTGTGTATGTAGTCATAACATTTTTTGGGTTCAggaaagtttgaatttttgttgcactgcatGTGCTAAACTTTTTAATGCATATTTCATATGTTAAGCATATTTTCTAATCAAATTAATTGCTATGGTAATCAAATGCTGACTTGACATTTCTATCTCTACTGAGTTGCCCAACATTGTAAAGCAACATTCACATCACTCTTTGCACTTCCAaagaagtctatgtaaatgagCATAAATGGGTGTTTTGGGCTCCTGCATTCAAAACCctcaaacttcttttttatg from Oryzias melastigma strain HK-1 linkage group LG9, ASM292280v2, whole genome shotgun sequence encodes the following:
- the adamts13 gene encoding A disintegrin and metalloproteinase with thrombospondin motifs 13 isoform X2 encodes the protein MVLMAPLCVLLLWPGFNALRTTLLDKKPVILSSNHKHLSSSAAEISGGVRLHRSAVMPDITHLELLVVVGPDVQQFHKQDTERYILTNLNIASELLRDITLGANMRVHLVRMIILSEPEPEIQMSNNITSSLKSVCDWGRRINPSNDTDPLHADLLLYITRYDLVLPNGNKQVRGVAQLGGACSSEWSCVITEDTGFDLGITIAHELGHSFGINHDGVGNTCSRSGFMMASDGGYNSVDLTWSACSRRQFLTFFSEGKAECVKDVPAMEGSLQDWKPGLYYGVDDQCRIAFGSSARACSFTNPDLPACRVLSCHVNPDDDSSCKRLLVPLLDGTECAPNQWCLKGRCVSPEDLGSSAVVHGSWSSWTEFSSCSRTCGGGVTLRTRQCNNPRPAFGGAVCEGPNIQAELCNQQPCERTQLDFMAEQCSQTDLRPLYLLPNTASFYTWIPALGFAKGDEQCRYMCQSDGENFIVSRGAQFIDGTRCEFNNPPSYGTTAACLQGKCMLFGCDGVLHSGKAYDVCGVCGGDGSTCSLTSGSYTDGQAREYRTFLTLPVNATQVHIINRAPLFTHMAAMIGDQYIVSGKGSMALNMTHPSLLDESHLKYLLHLTPDLLPEMEEVLVPGPLQREIKVQIYRKYGKEYGERTNPNVSYQFYVPNKTSNLTSYKPKGKWVSSTTSCSVTCGAGVQKHIYICVDENTNSRLNENDCSAPLPAAPLPTTCQLSICPPRWMAGKFGACSASCGGGVRVRPVRCVQKQGSDVIKVSDAACSTDNAPSTTENCNLQNCPARWQMSEPGNCSVVCGPGQAKRVVSCVRTEDGVDVDVHESLCAKQLKPSDSVTCVVDVCPIGWDSKGEEGRKSTSLPPSRQAPVYVWSPVISQCTQTCGNGTRQIFFSCMDHQTRQRALDSNCDASSKPEPQSEICGTLPCPPKWRYKQGVCSVSCGGGVANRVLYCAGEAEEEEEVVEDSNCSDLPKPTSVVACNTHSCPAKWKVLGTSSCSASCDLGVARRNVSCVQYVHGKERVVQEERCKAAIKPALTVPCLVQVCTLRWEVKPWSQCSVPCGYGIQSRAVSCMGPSKPAPLSPLLCMHMPKPITIQGCYMGVCGDVAFETTAIVEVTTPALINIATSLVHLPPTEAPTVTPTPPTSACGQLLLQESGTVDLRNATGRCTLSIGRPLDEVIHVKVISSSLNCRRKESLAFFDRLVFVRKCEQIVGNEVTTRTNVLLVRQTLFNPGDGVVFTYSSQKNVKRSHHQGQWIFQNEPISTANHIINHEL
- the adamts13 gene encoding A disintegrin and metalloproteinase with thrombospondin motifs 13 isoform X3; the encoded protein is MMASDGGYNSVDLTWSACSRRQFLTFFSEGKAECVKDVPAMEGSLQDWKPGLYYGVDDQCRIAFGSSARACSFTNPDLPACRVLSCHVNPDDDSSCKRLLVPLLDGTECAPNQWCLKGRCVSPEDLGSSAVVHGSWSSWTEFSSCSRTCGGGVTLRTRQCNNPRPAFGGAVCEGPNIQAELCNQQPCERTQLDFMAEQCSQTDLRPLYLLPNTASFYTWIPALGFAKGDEQCRYMCQSDGENFIVSRGAQFIDGTRCEFNNPPSYGTTAACLQGKCMLFGCDGVLHSGKAYDVCGVCGGDGSTCSLTSGSYTDGQAREYRTFLTLPVNATQVHIINRAPLFTHMAAMIGDQYIVSGKGSMALNMTHPSLLDESHLKYLLHLTPDLLPEMEEVLVPGPLQREIKVQIYRKYGKEYGERTNPNVSYQFYVPNKTSNLTSYKPKGKWVSSTTSCSVTCGAGVQKHIYICVDENTNSRLNENDCSAPLPAAPLPTTCQLSICPPRWMAGKFGACSASCGGGVRVRPVRCVQKQGSDVIKVSDAACSTDNAPSTTENCNLQNCPARWQMSEPGNCSVVCGPGQAKRVVSCVRTEDGVDVDVHESLCAKQLKPSDSVTCVVDVCPIGWDSKGEEGRKSTSLPPSRQAPVYVWSPVISQCTQTCGNGTRQIFFSCMDHQTRQRALDSNCDASSKPEPQSEICGTLPCPPKWRYKQGVCSVSCGGGVANRVLYCAGEAEEEEEVVEDSNCSDLPKPTSVVACNTHSCPAKWKVLGTSSCSASCDLGVARRNVSCVQYVHGKERVVQEERCKAAIKPALTVPCLVQVCTLRWEVKPWSQCSVPCGYGIQSRAVSCMGPSKPAPLSPLLCMHMPKPITIQGCYMGVCGDVAFETTAIVEVTTPALINIATSLVHLPPTEAPTVTPTPPTSACGQLLLQESGTVDLRNATGRCTLSIGRPLDEVIHVKVISSSLNCRRKESLAFFDRLVFVRKCEQIVGNEVTTRTNVLLVRQTLFNPGDGVVFTYSSQKNVKRSHHQGCDIQLFSQRGTFENPTTPSNNHTCRVLISAPPLVKIKIQALHIGLELNATTSKTSYIMIRDMDVLKTNVFKGLQLFTWQSSGNMAEVEFHGDYLHSKGTFRAEYSFVHF
- the adamts13 gene encoding A disintegrin and metalloproteinase with thrombospondin motifs 13 isoform X1, with product MVLMAPLCVLLLWPGFNALRTTLLDKKPVILSSNHKHLSSSAAEISGGVRLHRSAVMPDITHLELLVVVGPDVQQFHKQDTERYILTNLNIASELLRDITLGANMRVHLVRMIILSEPEPEIQMSNNITSSLKSVCDWGRRINPSNDTDPLHADLLLYITRYDLVLPNGNKQVRGVAQLGGACSSEWSCVITEDTGFDLGITIAHELGHSFGINHDGVGNTCSRSGFMMASDGGYNSVDLTWSACSRRQFLTFFSEGKAECVKDVPAMEGSLQDWKPGLYYGVDDQCRIAFGSSARACSFTNPDLPACRVLSCHVNPDDDSSCKRLLVPLLDGTECAPNQWCLKGRCVSPEDLGSSAVVHGSWSSWTEFSSCSRTCGGGVTLRTRQCNNPRPAFGGAVCEGPNIQAELCNQQPCERTQLDFMAEQCSQTDLRPLYLLPNTASFYTWIPALGFAKGDEQCRYMCQSDGENFIVSRGAQFIDGTRCEFNNPPSYGTTAACLQGKCMLFGCDGVLHSGKAYDVCGVCGGDGSTCSLTSGSYTDGQAREYRTFLTLPVNATQVHIINRAPLFTHMAAMIGDQYIVSGKGSMALNMTHPSLLDESHLKYLLHLTPDLLPEMEEVLVPGPLQREIKVQIYRKYGKEYGERTNPNVSYQFYVPNKTSNLTSYKPKGKWVSSTTSCSVTCGAGVQKHIYICVDENTNSRLNENDCSAPLPAAPLPTTCQLSICPPRWMAGKFGACSASCGGGVRVRPVRCVQKQGSDVIKVSDAACSTDNAPSTTENCNLQNCPARWQMSEPGNCSVVCGPGQAKRVVSCVRTEDGVDVDVHESLCAKQLKPSDSVTCVVDVCPIGWDSKGEEGRKSTSLPPSRQAPVYVWSPVISQCTQTCGNGTRQIFFSCMDHQTRQRALDSNCDASSKPEPQSEICGTLPCPPKWRYKQGVCSVSCGGGVANRVLYCAGEAEEEEEVVEDSNCSDLPKPTSVVACNTHSCPAKWKVLGTSSCSASCDLGVARRNVSCVQYVHGKERVVQEERCKAAIKPALTVPCLVQVCTLRWEVKPWSQCSVPCGYGIQSRAVSCMGPSKPAPLSPLLCMHMPKPITIQGCYMGVCGDVAFETTAIVEVTTPALINIATSLVHLPPTEAPTVTPTPPTSACGQLLLQESGTVDLRNATGRCTLSIGRPLDEVIHVKVISSSLNCRRKESLAFFDRLVFVRKCEQIVGNEVTTRTNVLLVRQTLFNPGDGVVFTYSSQKNVKRSHHQGCDIQLFSQRGTFENPTTPSNNHTCRVLISAPPLVKIKIQALHIGLELNATTSKTSYIMIRDMDVLKTNVFKGLQLFTWQSSGNMAEVEFHGDYLHSKGTFRAEYSFVHF